Genomic window (Zymoseptoria tritici IPO323 chromosome 1, whole genome shotgun sequence):
CCACGAGGGAGCTTACTCTTTTCAATGTCGATTGAAGAAAATGGCAAGTTCGGCGGCAGTCTCTCCTGGTGAGGAAGTGCCACAGAGCAGCCCTGCATGGATCTTGGTGTCTGCGTACAAAGGGCTGGACGTTGAGAACAACACGACGATGTGCTGGATGTGAGTAGACACCTTTCGCGTATAACGTTGGCCGGCCTAACAATGATCTCAGCATCGACATCACCGCACATAAGACTGCCGAGGAGTTCTTGCGCAGACGTATGGacgaggcgatggagatgaagaaAGCTAAGGAACGCTTTATCGATCAAACCTCGCATGAAGTGAGGAATCCATTGTCCGCCATGATCCACTGCACAGAAGATATCATAACAGAACTCCGCAAAAGAGGGGACGCATCCTTGTCCGAGGCTCTCGAAGCGGCGCAAACGATTTCTCACTGCACCCAGCACATTAAGAACATCGTCGACGACGTTCTTATCCTCTCGAAGCTGGACTCTGACTTAATACAGGTCGACCCGAAACCGACTTTTCCTCGCCAGGCGATCGAGACCGCCGTGAAGATCTTCAAGGGCGAGCTCCGCGCGAGTAGTGTGGACCTAACCGTTGAAGAAGACGCGTCGATGGAACACTTCGGAGTAGAGTGGCTACTACTGGACTCGAATCGCGCCCTACAAGTTCTCTTCAATCTGATTACCAATGCGATCAAGGTTGTGAAgggtcgagatcgaaggaGGATCGTGGTCAGACTGATGGCTGCGCATCGGCCAGAGCCACCGATTTGCAAAGTTCGATATGTCCTGCCACGCCAGGAATCCAAAGCGGTCGACTTTGGGCCCGATGCTAATGCGCAGGAGTCCGTATATCTGGTTCTCGCTGTTGAAGATACCGGACCTGGCCTCACTTCCGACGAGCTGAGCAGCCTGTTCGAGCGATTTACACAGGCCGTTCCGAAGACCGAAAGTAGATATGGCGGGAGTGGGCTGGGTCTGTTCATCTCACGCGATCTGACTGAACTTCAGGGCGGTCGGCTCGGCATTGCTTCCGAGGACGGAGTCGGGTCGACGTTTCTTTTCTCGGTCGAGTGTAGGAAGACCGAGCCGCCACAGGACCTCATCGATACTGTAAAGTTTGAtcatcctccaactccacaaCGCTCGGATACATCTCATTCCTTTCTGCGAGGCCTGTCTGATCTGCAATTGAACGGGCAGGCCGTCACACGAACGCAGCTGGACTGCGCGGAGCCAGAGTTGGAAGCGCGTGTCACTCGCAGAGTTTTGGTCGTAGAGGACAACGCCATCAATCAGAAAATCCTCGCGAATCAGCTCCGCAAACGTAGCTTTGAGGTCAAGGTTGCCTCtcatggagaagaagcacTCTCCGCACTGCAAATGGCCGTGGAAAGACCAGTCCCACCAACGATCAACAGAAAGCCGGTCCCTGGTACACTGTTCGATGTCGTACTCATGGACATCGAGATGCCCGTCATGGATGGTATAACATGTGTTAAGCGTATACGAGCCTACGAAACTAGTCGAGGAATACCGACAAGACTGCCGGTCATTGCTGTCACGGCCAACGCCCGCAGTGAGCATGGCACTAGCGCAATCGAGGCTGGCATGGACTCCGTTACAACTAAACCGTACAAAATCGAGGAGTTGGTCGAGGAGATCGAGAAAGTTTGTACCCCTCCCGGTTAAGCCACGGACCAGGATCAAGCAACGACTTTGAGCGCTGTGGACATGACAAGCACGTTTGCGACCGGACTTCTGCTTCTTTGACTGCTGGGCAGACAGAGGACTTGGCTACTGACATGGGCAGTGGCACGCACGACGACATGTACGGTGGCATGTATGGTGGCATGTACGGTGACATGTACGGTGGCACGTACGGTGATATGTACGGTGGCATGTACGGTGGTCGGTCGATTGGTATGCTGGACTTGCTGGCGTAATCCGCCTGCTTCTCGACTCGTACATGTACAGTGCGTCGGAACAAGGCAACAAGCTAACTTCACTGGACACCGAGAAGAGGTTCTCCTGAGAAGAGGTTCCCCTGAGAAGAGGTTCCCGTGAGAAGCTATTCGTTGGAAGAGAGGATGGCTGTTTATGAGAAGGGAAGAGCTTCGCACGAGAGGAAATTCACCCAAGATGAGAAGAGTTTCTCTAGAGCAGAGAAGAGTTCTCAGCAGAGGAGAAGCGGGTCTGAGGAGAGGGGAAGAAGTTCGTGCGAAGAAGTTCTGCAGCAAATTGTCCATCTGCGCATACACTTGGCGACAAAACCACATTCCATCGGGACAAGCAGGACTACCCGTATGTGTACTCAGCATAACTACTATGCTACTTGCACGACTATCTGAACACGACTTGCTAAAACTTAAGACGTACGACTGTTTAGCATGTACGAAATTGCCTGCACGCCCACCTGGACGGCTATCTTCACGTCCTGCTCAACTACCTGTCTTCCTGCACGCCGATCGAACTCCTGGCAACCTACCTGGGCACATGTCTGCTGATTAGTCGTAAAGTCACCTATCACGGCCGCTGTCATTCACACAAAGATCTCTAAGTCCACCTCTTGGGGACTGTCCAGCTCCTGTTGTCCTCCAGGAAGCCTGACCACAGCGAATCTCATAGAAATGGAAGCACGTGGAAAAGGCGCTTCTTCATTCAAACGAGTCGTGAATTCTACCAGTTTAGGCTACCGAGGAAGAAGCTATTTCAATCTAGCTCTGGCCAATGTGGTCGTTTGCGCATGTACGCAGTCATCGTAACGCATCCTGTATGAGGGCTTGGGTTTCAGCCTTCTTCGGACACCTCGCCCTGGCCCTGGCCCTCGTTTTCACCAGTCTCCTCCTGCTTGACGACCTTCTTCGCGGGAGTCTTGGCTTTGGGAGTAGCCGACTTGCGAGGCTGAGCAGTCGCAGCGAGCTTATTGCCATCCTCGAtgtccttctcggccttcaCCTCCGGCGGCAGCGCCGACGCCATCGCTCTCAGCCACCTTCGGAGTCGCCTTGGCCTTCGCTGGGGCGCGCTTGCGAGCCTTTGGCGTAGCGACGGCTGGAGCAGCCACAGCGAGCTCGCcaccatcctcgtcgttcttCTCGGCCTTCACCCCGGCCGCACCGctatcgtcgtcgccctcaGTCATCTTCGGAGTCGCCTTGGCTTTGGCCTTGGCCGGGGtgcgagccttcttcttgaccGGAGTAGCGGCCTCTTCTCCATTTCCGTCCGCATCGTCACTGTCcgccttgcgcttcttgggAGTACCGTCTCCTGCATCTGACTGGCCTGAAGACACATATTAGTCATTGGATTCGTTCTCGGATTGAGGAGCTTGTCATGTACTGTCACCACTCATCTTgtcgatcttcttcttgaggCTGTGCCAGGAAGCTTTGGCCGAGTTGGGGTTTGCAAGACCGGTGGCGAGGGCGAATTTGGGGTAGTCGATGGCGACGTCTCCCTTCATGCAGGTGAAGGCTTTGGAGAGCAGCTCGAGCTCGCGCTGGGTGAAGGCGGTCGTGCCTTTGGCTGGAGTGGCCCCTTTTGTTGGGGTTGCTGCTTTGATTGGAGTGGCCATGTTGGAGATGGGAACTTGGTTGGTGGTGGCAGGCTGAAGTTGATGCTgaagagagaaagagaaTGTTGtagagaaggaagagaaatGATGATTTGAGGCGGAAGAGGAATCCCTAAGGTGGGTTCGGCGCGTGGAAGCAGATGAAGTGAATTAATCTACACTAAAAACACCTTCCTTCCCTTCATTCACCCGACCGAGTCACACGCATGAACAATCCGCAGAAGATGGTGTCAAATTTCCGGTTCTGGTCTATGCCCTTGTGCCCGAAGGCCATGGAAGCATCTCCGTGGTACCGCTCAAAGCGCATAGTACGAATTTCGCCTGAAGGGCTTGGTGTGTGCAcatgaagaaggagagcgtTGTCATCTTGTCGCAACTCGGATTCATCCGTAATCAGAGCAGGTCACCCGTATCGACCGAGTGATCGGCGTCCACAGCCCCTGCCTTCACTGGCACCTCTTCAACCCCAACGACCTCATCGACTCTCTCATCGACCTTCTCATCGTCACTGCCAACGAGCTCGCCGACAGCCTTCTTACCACGACCCTTCTTCGGAGTCGCCTTCACCTTCTTGACAGGACTCTCGTCACCATCGTCGCTACCAGTGTCTTCCTTCTTGAGTTCGGACCTCGCGCGCTTCTTCGGTGTCGCCTTGGGCTTTggagtggaggtggtggtagtCATTGCCTCGGTGTCACCAGCCACTTCGAGAGCGCGCGCGGCAAGCTTCTTCTTGATTTTGGCCCATGCATTCTTAGCAGAACCCGGATTGCCCATGTCAACGAGCGGGGCGAGCTTCTTGAAATCGACCTTCGGCTCTCCCTCGAAAGCTGGAGAAGTCAGCGATGCCTAAACAATATGGAATCGACGCAGAGCAGGACCTGGCATAGCCCAAGAGACGATCCGGGACTACGCTGCAGGTCTTGAATTCTTAGAGACTTACAGCGCCAGGCGCAAGCCATGATCTGAAGCTCGCGCACAGTGAAGTCGTTGGTACCTGCGGCgagcttcttcttgatcttAGCCCATGCATTCTTAGCAGAGCCCGGATTCCCCATTCCCACGAGCGGCGCAAGCTTCTTGAAGTCGACCTGCGTGGATTTTAGTGTTGTGATTATCTTCATGTGATCATTTCAATACGGACCTTGGGCTCTCCACCCTCGAAACAGCGCCATGCGGCGGCCATGATCTCGTCCTCGCGAGGTGTGAAGTCGTTGGTAGCCATCTGGGGGACTTTAGTATGCACGCGCGATGAATGGTAGCTGCTACACTACATACCTTAGCGTATGGGGTGTGTGTGTTAGAGGTATGTTGGATGTGTGGTGAGTGTGGATGTTGATGTGTGGTGGATGTATGTTCAAAGTGTGTTGAAGCTGTGTTGCAAAATGCGGCGACGATGTTTGAGAAATGGTGGATCGATGAGATCGGAGCAGGGTTGCCATGGAAAGACCCGTGCAGGAAgtgtgaagtgaagtgaaagTGACGTGTTTCTTTCTTGGGATGCTTCCAGGCCCACTCTACTCACATACCTCACACATCGCATACAACATGCCTGACACATGCGCCAATCACAGGCATTCGTGGCAGATTTCACGTGATAGGCCACCTGAATAGCTGTGCAGAGACATTGGCATGCCTGGTCGAATGATAGAACAGCTTCGTTGGCATGCCGGCTTACGAGACTGGGCAGGTACACTGGTATACCATGTTCATTAACCGTTCATGTACAGTGGCATGCCGTCTTAGATGACCGTCCGTGTACGTCGGCATGCCGGCTTATCTAGGCGTACAGATACGCTGGTCGGACAGGCAGGTCACTCGGTCAGACGGTCGTATAGCCATGACGGGTACGATCCCGAACAAGCGTTAGCACGGTGGTCAGGACGTGTAGCAGCGAGCCTGGGAAACCAGTCAGGTACACGTATTTGGCAAACCCATAGCGTGGCAGGACACGGTGCAGCAACTTTCGCAGCAGGACCGAAAAGCTGGCCAGGTAAGTTAGCCCGACATCCAAATGGGCGTTCTGGTCACTTAGCTAGTCTGCCTCACATGTGCAGCCAACTTAGCACGTCAAAGTCATAGGCGTGCAGCCGGTGTGGCATGCCCCCTTACTAGGCGTGCGGCTGACTGAGCAAATCGCTCCGCGGTTTGGACGACCTGTCGTGACATCTCGAAAGGGCGTAAAGGCAGAGTGGAAGGTCGTCTCTCGTCGAACACGAGGAGTGTGTCTTCATCTTGCGTATCGTCCATTGCTGTAACCTACACTCATCTCTCAGGTGCGGGGGCAGGCGAAGCACCTAACACCCAGCCCAGCCCACTCGCCAGTGCACCACTCGCCGCGTTTGCGACCATATCTCGCTTCCTCACATGCTGCCCCTGAGCATCGCTGCCCTGTCCATCATCACTGTCCATCGCCCGATTATGCTCGCCTGaagacctcgccgccgcctcaCCCAGCGGGAACGCATTCTTGCTGAGCGCCTTTGCTGCGTTGCGCGTCAAGTCGAACATACTGAGCggcgcatcgtcgtcgcctcGCGGACGGACTTCGCGGCGTGTCTGATTGAGGACGAGGTCGGGTTGCTGGTCATGGTACGTGAAGTTGCCAGGGAGTGCACTGTAGTCGTTCGCGCTGAGGCGTTTGTCGGCACGGTCGTCAAAGTCTTTCTCTGCTTGCTGCTGAGCCAGGTGTAAGGATGTAgtttcttcttcgcagcggCGCCAGGCTGCGAGGATTTCGGTGAGAGCGGATGCGGGTGCTAAAAGGAGGGCGAGAGAGAGGAGTTCTGTTCGTTGCTCGAGGCGGCGGAGTGTGGGTGGTGTGCTTGTTGATGGTCGATATCGTCCTGCGAGGAAGGCCGCGCGCCAGGAGATGTCGTCTTCGGTGTCGTTCCTCGCTCGGCTTGAGAGTCTTGCATGGCCTTTGCGGGACGGCTGTTTTGAAGCATTGGGTGCCTCAATGTCCGCTCCCGACGGCGAGAGCTTGTTGACGATGTAAGAGTAGGCTGtctcgaagtcgtcttctCTCAGTGCAGCCTCGATCGCCATGAATGTGACTCGCCTTTCGGCATCTTTCCTTCTCCGGGATAAATCTCCCGCGTTTGTGACTTCTCGATTTgcgccgtcgtcgtcctcatccgAGACAAGCCCAGCAGAGACCAAGTTTCGGCCAATATCGACAAGATCGTCCAGCTTTGTGTAGCTCCTCGAATTTTGTTCAAGAAGCTTGCTGATGAgagacagcggatccttGCTGACACGTATACTGACGGGCTGGAAGGGAACCCCGTGCTGCAGTTTCAGAGAGTAAAATGACAATGAATGTGTAGCAGCTATGAGTGCACTGGCTTGTTGGAAACGTGCACTCTTGGAGAACTGCTGTCGAAAGGCAAGGAGGCTAGATCGCGTCAGCACAAAATTCAATCTGAGTGAGGCCCATGGGATCTTACATATCGTTCGCCCTTTTCATGCCGCCTCTCGTCTTATTACCGTTGCTCGCACTGTCGTATGCTTCCATCGCCTTCTCCAGTATTACGCCCTCGACTCGCGAACGGGCTTCGGAGCCCTCTGGCTTTGCGGCGACGTACGAATCGATTGCGAATTGGTAACCTATATGTTCAATCGTCAGCGGTATGCTCAGCCCGGTCCTGTTCCCTCATCCGTATACTCACAGCTTGTTTCCACAAAGGCTCGCAACATCTCATCCTCAAAATCGTCCTTCTGAATTTTGCCCAGGACTCCAGCTCCCTCTTTCTCTTCGGGCTCATTTGGGCCGGGCTTGATACCCCAATTCCAAAGCCAAAGCAGCTTCGCATGATCAGACTCCCATTGCGAAGGGTCTTTCCGAGCACCGCTCTTGGAAGCTGAGCGTAGCATCTTTCGTAGCACCTCCATTTGCTCGGCCGCATCAGCATAGAAGTGTAGCTTTGCGACGTTTACAAGCGAGATCGGATGACCCAGTCCAGAAAATTGGTATGCGCTATACACCATCATCTGAAGCAGCATGTAGGTCTCCACTCTCGGTGTAGTCAGAGGATGTTCTGAACGTAGCAGAGCATCTGGAAAGAGGTCCGCCACCGACTCCGACTGTTCGATTTTCGTGGCATGCCGCTCAATCTGCGGCAGCGAGTCGACGCTAGTCGCGAGATCTGGAGGCGGCTTGAAGTCTAGCAGCTCAGCCAATCTGGCGAGAACGTTGTGTGAGCTGCGGACCGTCTCCTCGTCGTTCGTCTGCGCAGCATAGCAGCTTGCAAAAGCCGCCTGCGCATACTGTAATTCGAGCTTCCGCTGCAAGTCCTCATCCAAGTAGGATATTCCCTTTTGATCGTAGCCGCCCAAATCGACATCACTAGGACCGTCCCAGTTCTCAACAGCGCTCGCAACCAGCCCAAACTCATCTACTGACTTCTGAACCATCCAGCGGTACATTTGCTCCCAATCGTGTCCGGTCTTGTCCGACTCCTTAACACCTTCAAGCCCAATCTTGCTGACGCCGTTGGAGAGACCTTCCTCGACTGGCTGAGAGGGTGCTTGTTCATTCTTACGATCAAGTTTACGACGTTTTCGGTGTGTATGTCCATACATCCACGGCCCAACCAAGCTCTTGATGTCCCGACTTATTCTGCTCTGCGATTCATCCTCCACTTGCTCCTTCTCTGGCTCCGCTGCCTTTTTCATAAGAAAGTCAATGCCTTTCCTGCCCGACAACTCTTCGAATTCATTCAACGGTAGCACCATGGATGGATCCTCAGGATAGTACTCGATCTCCAGTCGAAGTAGCGGCAGCACAACTGCGATGTACCACGTGCGAATGAAATCATTGCGGCCGAGGAATGGCTCGATCAAGGCGGGAACGAGGTTTAGCAAGCCAGTCTCCGAGTCTATCCTGTACGCTCGATGACACAAAAACCATGTGAGTAGGTCTCTGGGCGCATGAGGCGGGAACTTGGGCGGCTCGATCTTGAGTAAACGTAGCTTCCGGACGCGTTTCTGTGCTTGTTCTTCCGAGAGGTCTTTGACAGGAGCTGTGTTCACTG
Coding sequences:
- a CDS encoding histidine kinase (The large majority of s (HKs) are multifunctional enzymes having autokinase, phosphotransfer and phosphatase activities, and most of these are transmembrane sensor proteins.), which gives rise to MTLAPMILPRRRTNSLQAVSFDWTNKCNTTATDFQKSVRENVDWTSSPLGAIEAWPATLRTMVLMAMADTTPSAVLCGTAIGASIVYNEAFAVLLPSKTHTGLQGHLFQERLDDICSDFDAAWERQVKSGQVEILPDQRIRSDRLGLVEEKTYTWKLLPFFGEDGAVAGSLVTVSEDKSSARSERSKTVREIGSVMKGAIDRTANQTAVNILRLNQHFSGNTCNCARLWEVEEQLEAYKARYENFANYAPVGIAIVTREYSIEWANKAYHDVMEQTSETTSFLDCVHPDDVSAVEGQFEHGTLHEGAYSFQCRLKKMASSAAVSPGEEVPQSSPAWILVSAYKGLDVENNTTMCWIIDITAHKTAEEFLRRRMDEAMEMKKAKERFIDQTSHEVRNPLSAMIHCTEDIITELRKRGDASLSEALEAAQTISHCTQHIKNIVDDVLILSKLDSDLIQVDPKPTFPRQAIETAVKIFKGELRASSVDLTVEEDASMEHFGVEWLLLDSNRALQVLFNLITNAIKVVKGRDRRRIVVRLMAAHRPEPPICKVRYVLPRQESKAVDFGPDANAQESVYLVLAVEDTGPGLTSDELSSLFERFTQAVPKTESRYGGSGLGLFISRDLTELQGGRLGIASEDGVGSTFLFSVECRKTEPPQDLIDTVKFDHPPTPQRSDTSHSFLRGLSDLQLNGQAVTRTQLDCAEPELEARVTRRVLVVEDNAINQKILANQLRKRSFEVKVASHGEEALSALQMAVERPVPPTINRKPVPGTLFDVVLMDIEMPVMDGITCVKRIRAYETSRGIPTRLPVIAVTANARSEHGTSAIEAGMDSVTTKPYKIEELVEEIEK